A genomic stretch from Styela clava chromosome 5, kaStyClav1.hap1.2, whole genome shotgun sequence includes:
- the LOC120344974 gene encoding heparan sulfate glucosamine 3-O-sulfotransferase 1-like has translation MTAIKATETSKIGVQVQSIKNLQTIFLICVGVICVFILTGIQSGIQQPIVDHSFTKNSNLYVTSNDEGTSEVVRERRDDLFLEYMNAIGTLERMQINKKTKRLPDIIGIGAEKCGTEALRQLLSSHPLIKSPDKESNFFGGHNYDLGPDYYRDLMPKVSPYELIFEKTSEYFVQGVWTPYHMHKILPNAKLILVLCDPANRTYSDYVQEISNGKVESTTSFDELMGNLLTSYLSSLNYQKDDDDNQIQYISKIRKKHPASDILTTGMYYYHLLKWYKYYNTSEIHIVDGEELMHNPAKVVKELQAFLGIPEFLLPDDITQGPDGFYCFSPPFVVNIQGKLRVNTTKPKCLDRDTKEVAANTNHGTPYLEAMKKIKRFYLPFNQKLFELLGKKFHW, from the exons ATGACTGCAATCAAGGCTACAGAAACATCAAAAATAGGAGTGCAAGTTCAGTCGATCAAGAATTTACAAACCATATTTTTGATCTGCGTTGGAGTTATATGTGTGTTTATACTAACAGGAATACAAAGCGGCATACAACAGCCAATTGTTGATCACTCTTTCACAAAAAATAGTA ATTTGTACGTCACATCCAATGATGAGGGAACATCAGAAGTAGTAAGGGAGCGACGCGACGACTTGTTCTTGGAGTACATGAATGCAATTGGAACACTTGAGAGAATGCAGATAAAT aaaaaaaccAAGCGTTTACCGGATATAATTGGTATTGGCGCAGAGAAATGCGGAACGGAGGCTCTTAGGCAATTATTATCAAGTCATCCGTTGATAAAATCACCAGACAAGGAATCAAATTTCTTTGGAGGTCATAATTATGATTTAGGACCGGATTATTAcag AGATCTCATGCCAAAAGTATCTCCATACGAATTAATCTTTGAAAAGACTTCAGAATATTTTGTTCAAGGCGTATGGACACCGTATCATATGCATAAAATCCTGCCAAATGCCAAACTCATTTTGGTCCTATGCGATCCTGCAAACAGAACATATTCAGATTACGTACAAGAG ATTAGCAATGGTAAAGTGGAGAGTACGACAAGTTTCGATGAGCTTATGGGAAATCTCCTAACTTCGTATTTGTCAAGTTTGAATTATCAAAAAGACGACGATGATAATCAGATCCAATACATTTCCAAAATTAGAAAGAAACATCCTGCTTCGGATATTCTAACCACGGGAATGTATTACTATCATTTATTAAA GTGGTACAAGTACTACAACACGAGTGAAATTCATATTGTGGATGGCGAAGAACTGATGCACAATCCAGCAAAAGTAGTCAAAGAG ctCCAGGCATTTCTTGGTATTCCGGAATTCTTATTACCAGATGATATAACTCAGGGGCCCGATGGATTTTATTGCTTCTCTCCGCCGTTTGTTGTTAATATTCAAGGCAAATTGAGAGTCAATACAACCAAGCCAAAGTGCTTAGACAGGGATACTAAAGAGGTGGCAGCAAATACCAATCACGGCACACCATATCTTGAAgctatgaaaaaaattaaacgaTTTTATTTACCATTCAACCAGAAACTTTTTGAGTTATTGGGTAAAAAATTTCATTGGTAG